From the Leptotrichia sp. oral taxon 221 genome, one window contains:
- a CDS encoding glycosyl transferase yields MNKLQRSVFPKIGMCTEKDLYFRLNNFAIINMSDSIIYLEKNGKVHTDTYFNSVSIGKWKKYTCIEDLNFNIKYKGKIKISWILHRLHYGMKILKEDYLESKSIEEKNIALDFWDDLEDGMLAFVIEASDESEIYDFSYFTNTEIKNKISLGISITHFNRQQYVLPAMARLKRELLTDKDFINKVSIFVVDNSKNLPQTEGITIVPNENLGGSGGFTRGLMELKERGEFTHCLFMDDDASCEVEGLKRTINVLEYAKDPELCIGGAMLREIEPFRQFENGARFDGICRPNKLGLDLRHVVDLLINEQEVPIDYAGWWFFAFPINKVKHYAFPYFVRGDDIGFGLVHKFKIITMNGISSWQEDFALKNGPLPFYLDTRNHIMQYFHGLVPNNGLIPTLKITARMLLRQLLTYQYETALASVCAIEDVNKGSSFWRNNVDMMKRRPEILSLVNKEKVIDVPFEVISQAKQYPSVTGEEGTNGPKDKLKNFLIRITLNGHLLPKIFFKKGIVAQNKSFGGILKEVYRYPKVLYIHQPTKKGYVVAHSKRTFFKCVFRYLKAITILTLKYRKLRKDYRATYNEFTSEEFWKKQFNRTGDNND; encoded by the coding sequence ATGAATAAGTTACAAAGAAGTGTATTTCCTAAAATAGGAATGTGTACAGAAAAAGATTTATATTTTAGGTTAAATAATTTTGCAATCATAAACATGAGTGATTCAATTATATATTTAGAAAAAAATGGAAAAGTTCACACAGACACGTATTTTAATAGTGTTAGTATAGGGAAGTGGAAAAAATATACTTGTATAGAAGATCTGAATTTTAATATAAAATATAAAGGGAAAATAAAAATCTCATGGATATTACATCGATTACATTATGGTATGAAAATTTTAAAAGAAGATTATTTAGAAAGTAAAAGTATAGAAGAAAAAAATATAGCATTGGATTTTTGGGATGACTTAGAAGATGGAATGTTAGCATTTGTTATAGAGGCATCTGATGAAAGTGAAATATATGATTTTTCATATTTTACAAATACGGAAATAAAAAATAAGATATCATTAGGAATTTCTATAACACATTTTAATAGACAACAATATGTTCTTCCAGCAATGGCAAGATTAAAAAGAGAATTATTAACAGATAAGGATTTTATAAATAAAGTATCAATTTTCGTAGTAGATAATAGTAAAAATTTACCACAAACTGAAGGAATAACAATAGTTCCAAATGAAAATTTAGGAGGATCTGGTGGATTTACTCGAGGATTAATGGAATTAAAAGAAAGAGGTGAATTCACTCATTGCTTATTTATGGATGATGATGCTTCGTGTGAAGTAGAAGGATTAAAAAGAACAATTAATGTTTTAGAATATGCTAAAGATCCAGAACTATGTATAGGTGGAGCAATGTTGAGGGAAATTGAGCCATTTAGACAATTTGAAAATGGAGCTAGATTTGATGGTATTTGTAGACCAAACAAATTGGGACTTGATTTGAGGCATGTTGTTGATTTACTTATTAATGAACAAGAAGTACCGATAGATTATGCTGGATGGTGGTTTTTTGCATTTCCTATAAATAAAGTAAAACATTATGCATTTCCATACTTTGTAAGAGGAGATGATATAGGATTTGGATTAGTTCATAAATTTAAAATAATTACAATGAACGGTATTTCTTCTTGGCAAGAAGATTTTGCATTAAAAAATGGTCCATTACCATTTTATTTAGATACAAGAAATCATATTATGCAATACTTTCATGGATTAGTTCCTAATAATGGATTAATACCTACATTAAAAATAACAGCTAGAATGCTTTTAAGACAATTATTAACTTATCAGTATGAAACAGCATTGGCTTCAGTTTGTGCAATAGAAGATGTTAATAAAGGAAGTAGTTTCTGGAGAAATAATGTAGATATGATGAAAAGAAGACCAGAAATTTTAAGTTTAGTCAATAAAGAGAAAGTAATAGATGTTCCTTTTGAAGTCATATCACAAGCTAAACAGTATCCAAGTGTAACAGGAGAAGAAGGGACAAATGGTCCTAAAGATAAACTAAAAAATTTCTTAATAAGAATAACATTGAATGGGCATCTTTTACCTAAAATTTTCTTTAAGAAAGGAATAGTTGCACAAAATAAATCATTTGGTGGTATATTGAAAGAAGTTTATAGATATCCTAAAGTACTTTATATTCATCAACCTACTAAAAAAGGATATGTAGTGGCTCATAGTAAGAGAACTTTCTTTAAATGTGTATTTAGATATTTAAAGGCAATTACAATATTAACTCTTAAATATAGAAAATTAAGAAAAGATTACAGAGCAACATACAATGAATTTACAAGTGAAGAATTTTGGAAAAAACAATTTAATAGAACGGGGGACAATAATGACTAA
- the glf gene encoding UDP-galactopyranose mutase — MRYDYLVVGAGPFGATFAYEANKRGKKVLVIDKRDHVGGNMYCENIEGINVHKYGAHIFHTSNKKVWDYVNQFCTFNNYINSPIANYKGEIYNLPFNMNTFNKLWGVVTPSEAKAKIDEQIKESGITEPKNLEEQAISLVGKDIYEKLIKGYTEKQWGRSTTELPAFIIKRLPVRYTYDNNYFNDKYQGIPEGGYNVIFDKLLEGIDVELNVDFFEKKEELLSKADKVVFTGMIDQYFDYKFGVLEYRSLRFEHETLDEENHQGNAVVNYNEREVPYTRIIEHKHFEFGKQPKTVITREYPAEWKQGDEPYYPVNNDKNAEIFKKYQELAKQEKNVIFGGRLANYKYYDMHHVFEVALEVVEEEFNK, encoded by the coding sequence ATGAGATATGATTATTTAGTAGTAGGAGCAGGGCCTTTTGGAGCAACTTTTGCTTATGAAGCAAATAAGAGAGGGAAAAAAGTTTTAGTGATTGACAAAAGAGATCATGTTGGTGGAAATATGTATTGTGAAAATATTGAAGGAATAAATGTTCACAAATATGGAGCACATATTTTTCATACAAGTAACAAAAAAGTGTGGGATTATGTAAATCAATTTTGTACATTTAATAATTATATAAATTCACCAATAGCAAATTATAAAGGTGAAATATACAATTTACCATTTAATATGAATACTTTTAATAAATTATGGGGAGTTGTGACTCCATCAGAAGCTAAAGCTAAAATTGATGAGCAAATAAAAGAATCTGGAATTACAGAACCTAAAAACTTAGAAGAACAAGCAATTTCTTTGGTAGGAAAAGATATTTATGAAAAATTGATAAAAGGTTATACTGAAAAACAATGGGGAAGAAGTACAACAGAATTACCAGCATTTATTATTAAAAGATTACCAGTAAGATATACTTATGATAATAATTATTTTAATGATAAGTATCAAGGAATTCCTGAAGGTGGTTATAATGTAATCTTTGATAAGTTGTTAGAAGGAATTGATGTAGAATTGAATGTTGATTTCTTTGAAAAAAAAGAAGAATTATTGTCTAAAGCTGATAAAGTAGTGTTTACAGGTATGATAGATCAATATTTTGATTATAAATTTGGTGTTTTAGAATATAGAAGTTTAAGATTTGAACACGAAACATTAGATGAAGAAAATCACCAAGGGAATGCAGTAGTAAATTATAACGAAAGAGAAGTACCTTATACAAGAATAATAGAACACAAGCACTTTGAATTTGGAAAACAACCAAAAACGGTTATAACTAGAGAATATCCAGCAGAATGGAAACAAGGAGATGAACCTTATTACCCAGTAAATAACGATAAAAATGCTGAAATATTTAAAAAATATCAAGAATTAGCAAAACAAGAAAAAAATGTAATATTTGGTGGAAGATTAGCTAATTATAAATATTATGATATGCACCATGTGTTTGAAGTTGCTTTGGAAGTGGTGGAAGAAGAATTTAATAAATAA
- a CDS encoding ABC transporter ATP-binding protein → MEEIVKVKNVSMRFNMSSEIIHSFKEYIIKLIKRQLFFKEFWALRDVSFSLKKGEILGIVGFNGSGKSTILKVVAGVLEPTIGSVEVTGKVAPLIELGAGFDPELTARENIFLNGAVLGYDKKFMEEKFDEIVEFSELGEFLDTPLKNFSSGMYARLGFAIATVVRPDILIADEILAVGDFHFQEKCEQKIKEMMSKGTSILFVSHSIEQVEELCDRVVWLEKGKLKMVGDTEKVCEAYKNS, encoded by the coding sequence GTGGAAGAAATAGTAAAAGTGAAGAACGTTTCTATGAGGTTTAACATGAGTTCAGAAATAATTCACTCTTTTAAAGAATACATAATAAAATTAATAAAACGGCAGCTATTTTTTAAAGAATTTTGGGCGTTAAGAGATGTTTCTTTTTCTTTAAAAAAGGGAGAAATATTAGGAATAGTTGGTTTTAATGGTTCTGGGAAAAGTACGATATTGAAAGTAGTAGCGGGAGTACTGGAACCAACTATAGGAAGTGTAGAAGTCACAGGGAAAGTGGCACCTTTAATAGAATTAGGAGCAGGATTTGATCCAGAATTAACAGCAAGAGAAAATATATTCTTAAATGGTGCTGTGTTAGGATATGATAAAAAATTCATGGAAGAAAAATTTGATGAAATAGTGGAATTTTCAGAATTAGGAGAATTTTTGGATACGCCATTAAAGAATTTTTCTTCAGGAATGTATGCAAGGTTAGGATTCGCAATAGCAACAGTAGTTAGACCAGATATATTAATAGCTGATGAAATTCTTGCAGTAGGAGATTTTCACTTTCAAGAAAAGTGTGAACAAAAAATAAAGGAAATGATGTCCAAAGGTACGAGTATATTGTTTGTATCACATTCGATTGAACAAGTAGAGGAATTATGCGATAGAGTTGTTTGGCTAGAAAAAGGGAAATTAAAGATGGTTGGAGATACAGAGAAGGTTTGTGAGGCATATAAAAATAGTTAG
- a CDS encoding ABC transporter permease, producing MKEIFEYRALLIELVKRDIKKKYRRSVLGILWSMLNPFLTMLIMAMVFSSFFKFAIANFPVYLLTGQLIFNFYSEATGTAMGSILENASLIKKVYVPKHIFPIAKVLSSCVNFVLSLPGLILVIIITKAPIKTSVLFSIIPVIYVLFFCLGVGLLLASVAVYFRDMFHLYGVLLTAISYLTPLFYPKEIVPKEYMFLIDLNPMVYFVDLFRDMVYYGKMPTLDEHLNCIFIIIIALFIGVVTFNMNKKKFILHI from the coding sequence ATGAAGGAAATATTTGAATATAGAGCACTTTTAATAGAGCTAGTAAAAAGAGATATAAAGAAAAAATATAGGAGATCTGTACTAGGAATACTATGGAGTATGTTAAATCCTTTTTTGACAATGCTAATTATGGCGATGGTGTTTTCGAGTTTCTTTAAATTTGCAATTGCAAATTTCCCTGTATATTTATTGACAGGTCAGTTGATATTCAATTTTTATTCAGAAGCAACTGGTACTGCAATGGGATCAATATTGGAAAATGCCTCTTTAATAAAAAAAGTATATGTTCCTAAACACATTTTCCCAATAGCTAAAGTATTGTCAAGTTGTGTCAATTTTGTATTATCATTACCAGGACTGATTTTAGTAATAATTATAACAAAAGCACCTATAAAAACCTCAGTATTATTTTCAATAATACCAGTGATATATGTTCTTTTCTTTTGCCTTGGAGTAGGGCTATTATTAGCATCTGTAGCTGTCTATTTTAGAGATATGTTTCATTTATACGGAGTTCTCTTAACAGCTATAAGTTATTTAACGCCATTATTTTATCCAAAAGAAATAGTTCCGAAAGAATATATGTTTTTAATAGATTTAAATCCAATGGTTTATTTTGTTGATTTATTTAGAGATATGGTATATTATGGGAAAATGCCGACATTAGATGAGCATCTAAATTGTATATTTATTATTATCATCGCACTTTTTATTGGAGTAGTGACGTTTAATATGAATAAAAAGAAATTTATACTTCATATATAG